In one window of Methanoculleus chikugoensis DNA:
- a CDS encoding WD40 repeat domain-containing protein, translating into MKKTALIIALIVALVPAAAGAEATYHGVSTGSIVSDVAITADGRYMVAGTGGGEIVCLHRDGTVAWNVSAPGTVTAVAVAGSGDYVAAGTVGGDVLLFDGNGGRYWTKSVAGSVRDLAFAGDGRSLAAAGDRIVLFTNLGKEEWTRAVQTGTRSGETPPHATSVAFTSDGKFIAAGSSNGAILFMNRAGNLIWEGLARGAVTAVDASRDGSVVAAGGRDRALQVYGRSGGLPWALPTGAPILALALSGDGRFVVIGKEGGDVECYRPNDALLWTNRTGSTVLAVDVSRRGEAVAAGNAGGTVYLWNGNGNPRWTFDAGAPVSAVALSENGDYLAAGAGERAFIFRTADVPVTAAEGETAKTTTEPTEAGGAGALIGLLAVAAAGAAGRLRRR; encoded by the coding sequence ATGAAAAAAACTGCACTGATCATCGCCCTGATCGTCGCCCTGGTTCCGGCGGCGGCCGGGGCGGAGGCCACCTACCACGGCGTATCGACGGGGAGCATCGTCAGCGACGTTGCGATAACCGCCGACGGGAGGTATATGGTCGCGGGGACGGGCGGCGGGGAGATCGTCTGCCTGCACCGGGACGGCACCGTCGCATGGAACGTGAGCGCGCCGGGTACGGTGACCGCGGTTGCCGTCGCCGGTTCCGGGGACTACGTCGCCGCCGGAACCGTGGGGGGCGACGTGCTCCTCTTCGACGGCAACGGCGGCCGCTACTGGACGAAGAGCGTCGCGGGATCCGTTCGCGATCTTGCTTTCGCGGGTGACGGCCGGTCGCTCGCGGCGGCGGGCGATCGCATCGTCCTCTTCACCAACCTCGGGAAGGAGGAGTGGACCCGGGCCGTGCAGACGGGCACCCGCTCCGGGGAGACCCCGCCGCACGCAACGTCCGTCGCGTTCACCAGCGACGGCAAATTCATCGCCGCCGGGAGCAGCAACGGCGCCATCCTCTTCATGAACCGGGCGGGAAACCTGATCTGGGAGGGGCTCGCCCGGGGGGCCGTCACCGCGGTCGATGCCTCCCGTGACGGGTCGGTCGTCGCCGCCGGGGGCCGGGATCGCGCCCTCCAGGTTTACGGCCGGTCGGGGGGCCTCCCCTGGGCGCTACCCACCGGAGCGCCGATCCTCGCGCTCGCGCTCTCGGGTGACGGGCGGTTCGTGGTCATCGGCAAGGAGGGCGGCGACGTGGAGTGCTACCGGCCGAACGACGCCCTCCTCTGGACGAACCGGACGGGAAGCACCGTCCTCGCCGTGGACGTCTCCCGGCGGGGCGAGGCGGTCGCGGCCGGGAACGCAGGCGGGACTGTGTACCTCTGGAACGGCAACGGCAACCCGCGCTGGACGTTCGACGCCGGCGCCCCCGTTAGCGCGGTCGCCCTCTCGGAGAACGGCGACTACCTCGCGGCGGGCGCGGGTGAGCGGGCCTTCATCTTCCGGACGGCCGATGTGCCGGTGACGGCAGCGGAGGGAGAGACGGCGAAGACCACGACGGAGCCGACCGAGGCCGGAGGGGCGGGTGCGCTCATCGGGCTCCTCGCCGTTGCTGCCGCCGGTGCTGCAGGCCGTCTCCGGCGGCGGTGA
- a CDS encoding 30S ribosomal protein S6e, with protein sequence MADFKIILSDPETGRSYKIDATGPTAGAFIGKRIGGEIDGNVLGFAGYTIRITGATDKTGIPSRRDLPGPSRRRLLLSRGVGFHPVMDGERRRKSVRGNEISADTVQINAAVKQSGAKPLAEYFSQPEAAAE encoded by the coding sequence ATGGCAGATTTCAAAATCATCCTATCAGACCCGGAGACCGGGCGTTCATATAAGATCGATGCGACCGGCCCCACCGCCGGAGCGTTCATCGGCAAGCGCATCGGCGGCGAGATCGACGGGAACGTCCTTGGCTTTGCGGGCTACACGATCCGGATAACCGGCGCAACGGACAAGACCGGTATTCCCTCGCGCCGCGACCTTCCCGGTCCGTCCCGCCGAAGGCTCCTCCTCTCCAGGGGCGTCGGGTTCCACCCCGTCATGGACGGGGAGCGCCGCCGGAAGTCGGTGCGGGGCAACGAGATCAGCGCCGACACCGTTCAGATCAACGCCGCCGTGAAGCAGAGCGGTGCAAAACCCCTGGCAGAATACTTCAGCCAGCCCGAGGCGGCGGCTGAATAA
- the hypB gene encoding hydrogenase nickel incorporation protein HypB: protein MHHIDVHVEKDIYDVNNRLADANAAHLKDHGIRAFDLLGAIGSGKTATIERLVPLIQKRGLRAGAIAGDVYGDDDFKRIVALNVPAYNANTGKECHLDAHLVEHAIDHLPLDEIDILFIENVGNMVCPTDFRLGAEKRIVVISSTEGDDVVNKHPMMFRSSNIGVINKVDLAGFVGADLDRMEADMRRYNPEMKIFRTNMKTGEGLEALLDAILA, encoded by the coding sequence ATGCATCATATCGACGTCCACGTGGAGAAGGACATCTACGATGTTAACAACCGCCTGGCAGATGCCAACGCAGCCCACCTCAAAGACCACGGCATCCGGGCGTTCGACCTTCTCGGCGCCATCGGGTCGGGAAAGACCGCCACGATCGAGCGGCTCGTGCCGCTTATCCAAAAGCGGGGCCTCCGCGCCGGTGCCATCGCCGGGGACGTCTACGGCGACGACGACTTCAAGCGGATCGTCGCCCTCAACGTCCCGGCCTACAACGCGAACACCGGGAAGGAGTGCCACCTCGACGCCCACCTCGTCGAGCACGCCATCGATCACCTCCCGCTCGATGAGATTGATATCCTCTTCATCGAGAACGTCGGCAACATGGTCTGTCCGACCGACTTCCGGCTGGGCGCCGAGAAGAGGATCGTCGTCATCAGCTCGACGGAAGGAGACGACGTGGTGAACAAGCACCCGATGATGTTTAGAAGCAGCAACATCGGCGTCATCAACAAGGTCGACCTCGCCGGGTTCGTCGGCGCCGACCTCGACCGGATGGAGGCGGATATGCGCCGCTACAACCCGGAGATGAAGATCTTCAGGACGAACATGAAGACCGGGGAAGGGCTTGAGGCGCTGCTGGACGCGATCCTCGCGTGA
- a CDS encoding YhfC family intramembrane metalloprotease, which produces MDPLVVATFAVVALLEIAVPLALGYWIVKRFDLSWRVFGLGALFFIVVQVVHAPLVILTQTPLYLAVLPFGTTAALAVLAVYLGLMAGLFEEIGRYLVYRYYFRRREIAPTRENGLLFGTGWGGVESMFVALIVLAGMVSYILLTGDGGAIPLPDDPAVQVQVDALRALTPLDILPGLAERMMTITLHIAWSLMVLAAVVYGRKALLALAVLWHAAVDAAAVYLVQTYGILVTEAVIFVFAVIALAYILWEWRWMGVRAAT; this is translated from the coding sequence ATGGATCCGCTCGTTGTCGCCACGTTCGCCGTCGTCGCCCTGCTTGAGATCGCCGTTCCGCTCGCGCTCGGCTACTGGATCGTCAAAAGGTTCGATCTCTCATGGCGTGTCTTCGGGCTCGGCGCCCTCTTCTTCATCGTCGTGCAGGTCGTCCACGCGCCGCTCGTCATCTTGACGCAGACCCCACTCTACCTCGCCGTCCTCCCGTTCGGCACGACGGCGGCCCTCGCGGTCCTCGCCGTCTACCTCGGCCTCATGGCCGGGCTCTTCGAGGAGATTGGCCGCTATCTTGTCTACCGCTACTACTTCCGGCGCCGGGAGATCGCCCCCACCCGGGAGAACGGCCTCCTCTTCGGAACCGGGTGGGGGGGCGTCGAGAGCATGTTCGTCGCGCTGATCGTCCTTGCGGGCATGGTCTCCTACATTCTTCTCACCGGCGACGGGGGAGCGATCCCCCTCCCCGACGACCCTGCCGTCCAGGTGCAGGTCGACGCTCTCCGTGCTCTCACGCCGCTCGATATCCTCCCCGGGCTTGCCGAACGGATGATGACGATCACCCTGCACATCGCCTGGTCGCTGATGGTGCTCGCCGCCGTCGTTTACGGGAGAAAAGCGCTCCTCGCCCTTGCCGTCCTCTGGCACGCCGCCGTGGACGCCGCCGCCGTCTACCTCGTGCAGACGTACGGGATTCTCGTGACCGAGGCGGTTATCTTTGTCTTTGCGGTCATCGCCCTCGCGTATATCCTCTGGGAGTGGCGGTGGATGGGGGTAAGAGCAGCAACCTGA
- a CDS encoding DsrE family protein translates to MTPPKVVVHLDEREKTPLVLKNVKNLIDELEGVEVEVVAHAGGVEGLRTGTSHAALMEELANRGVRLIVCENTLRSRGIPRGDFPGYIGIVPSAIVELVVRQAEGWCYLRP, encoded by the coding sequence ATGACGCCGCCGAAGGTCGTCGTCCACCTGGACGAGCGCGAGAAGACGCCTCTCGTCTTAAAGAACGTGAAGAACCTCATCGACGAACTCGAAGGCGTCGAGGTCGAGGTGGTCGCCCATGCCGGCGGGGTGGAGGGGCTCCGCACCGGCACCTCTCACGCGGCGCTCATGGAAGAGCTCGCGAACCGGGGGGTCCGGCTCATCGTCTGCGAGAACACTCTCCGCTCCCGGGGCATCCCGCGCGGCGATTTTCCCGGGTATATCGGGATCGTCCCGTCCGCGATCGTGGAACTGGTTGTCAGGCAGGCCGAAGGCTGGTGTTACCTGAGGCCGTGA
- a CDS encoding signal recognition particle subunit SRP19/SEC65 family protein, which yields MSAERILYPCYFDATLERREGRRVAKNFGVKSPELPAIEAVLRKMKVPHRVEEHHHPARWAEHEGRIVVEWAGSKEDLIRKVASGLAGRK from the coding sequence ATGAGCGCTGAACGCATCCTGTACCCCTGTTACTTCGACGCCACGCTCGAGCGGCGGGAGGGGCGTCGCGTTGCTAAAAATTTCGGCGTGAAGTCCCCGGAACTCCCTGCCATCGAGGCGGTCCTGCGGAAGATGAAGGTCCCGCACCGGGTGGAGGAGCACCATCACCCCGCCCGGTGGGCGGAGCACGAAGGCCGGATCGTGGTGGAATGGGCGGGAAGCAAGGAAGACCTGATCCGGAAGGTTGCGAGCGGTCTTGCCGGCCGGAAGTGA
- a CDS encoding 30S ribosomal protein S8e yields the protein MQWQGRSVRKPSGGRYHTSQGKKRTEIGRAPAETHIGEERRRIVRTFGGNQKVRALRVEYATVSNPATGETKRAKIETVEANSADPNYVRRKLLTKGAIIKTEMGLARIVSRPSQDGVVNAVLLA from the coding sequence ATGCAGTGGCAAGGAAGATCAGTACGGAAGCCGTCGGGCGGACGCTACCACACCTCCCAGGGCAAGAAGAGAACGGAGATCGGAAGAGCTCCGGCAGAGACGCATATCGGTGAAGAACGCAGGAGAATTGTCCGCACCTTCGGCGGCAACCAGAAGGTCCGGGCACTCCGGGTGGAGTATGCGACGGTTTCAAACCCCGCGACCGGCGAGACCAAAAGGGCGAAGATCGAGACGGTCGAGGCTAACAGCGCCGACCCGAACTACGTCCGGCGGAAACTCCTCACAAAGGGCGCCATCATCAAGACCGAGATGGGGCTCGCGCGGATTGTCAGCAGACCGAGCCAGGACGGCGTCGTCAACGCCGTCCTGCTCGCATAA
- a CDS encoding C-GCAxxG-C-C family protein: protein MENRADEAVSRFMRGYNCAQAVSSVFADDVGVPEEVILCAATGFGGGVGHTGGTCGAVSGAVLALGLLFGSTGPGEKTAKDLTYGLTREFVARFVEKNGTVSCTELLGCDLSTGEGLARAREENLTRTLCPCYVKDAVEILEEVLAPVTSGQSTRR from the coding sequence ATGGAAAATAGGGCGGACGAGGCGGTCTCCCGCTTCATGCGGGGCTACAACTGTGCACAGGCGGTCAGTTCGGTCTTTGCGGACGATGTCGGGGTACCCGAAGAGGTCATCCTCTGTGCGGCCACCGGGTTCGGCGGCGGAGTGGGGCACACCGGCGGCACGTGCGGAGCGGTCTCGGGCGCGGTTCTCGCCCTCGGGCTCCTGTTCGGGAGCACCGGTCCCGGCGAGAAAACGGCGAAAGACCTGACCTACGGCCTCACCCGGGAGTTCGTCGCCCGTTTTGTCGAGAAGAACGGCACCGTCTCCTGCACCGAACTTCTTGGATGCGATCTCTCGACCGGCGAAGGGCTTGCCCGGGCGCGTGAAGAGAACCTCACCCGGACGCTCTGCCCCTGCTACGTCAAAGATGCAGTCGAGATCCTCGAAGAGGTTCTCGCGCCCGTCACTTCCGGGCAATCGACCAGGCGGTGA
- a CDS encoding radical SAM protein — protein sequence MEDLDSCRLCEWRCGADRLRGERGVCRVGRAEVAATMCSGTLASYIVTLLGCCYRCLHCNAYRISQYPDPGWHYAGYVPAAVLVADARERIAAYGGRRIRTITFTGGDPIIHLPYIEEVAGEVTRQGLDLGIGISTGGFATEATMARIVDLCRTITLEIKARSDPIHRALTGAPVGPVLRNAEYLVHEGRDRIRVFRTVVIPGMTDSEVGAIAAFIAALDPTVPYRLIGFRPNNVLYYHPGPSKEQMEHLCAVCREAGLEDVAWSGYYPEAVPDEVAAEAARLTAAYEGDLGAALTAAYAAACGCPTHPRDCGACPLRDRCPATLREPWHGR from the coding sequence ATGGAAGATCTCGACTCCTGCCGGCTCTGCGAGTGGAGGTGCGGTGCCGACCGGCTCCGGGGAGAGCGGGGGGTGTGCCGCGTCGGCCGGGCGGAGGTGGCGGCAACGATGTGTTCGGGCACTCTCGCGAGTTACATCGTCACCCTGCTCGGGTGCTGCTACCGTTGCCTCCACTGCAACGCCTACCGGATATCCCAGTACCCCGATCCGGGCTGGCACTACGCCGGGTATGTGCCTGCGGCGGTGCTGGTTGCCGATGCCCGGGAGCGGATTGCCGCTTACGGCGGCCGGCGTATCCGGACGATCACCTTTACGGGCGGCGACCCGATCATCCACCTCCCCTACATCGAAGAGGTGGCGGGCGAGGTGACGCGCCAGGGCCTCGATCTCGGGATTGGGATATCGACCGGCGGCTTTGCGACGGAGGCGACGATGGCGCGGATCGTCGACCTCTGCCGGACGATCACCCTCGAGATCAAGGCGCGGTCGGATCCGATCCACCGTGCCCTCACAGGAGCGCCGGTGGGCCCGGTGCTCAGGAACGCAGAGTACCTCGTCCACGAGGGACGAGACCGCATCAGGGTCTTTCGGACGGTGGTGATCCCCGGCATGACCGATTCCGAGGTTGGGGCTATCGCTGCGTTCATCGCCGCGCTCGATCCGACGGTGCCCTACCGGCTCATCGGGTTTCGGCCGAACAACGTCCTCTACTATCACCCGGGGCCGTCGAAGGAGCAGATGGAGCATCTCTGCGCAGTCTGCCGTGAGGCCGGGCTCGAAGACGTCGCCTGGAGCGGTTACTATCCCGAAGCGGTGCCGGACGAGGTCGCCGCCGAGGCGGCACGGCTCACCGCTGCATACGAGGGAGACCTTGGAGCGGCGCTCACCGCCGCGTACGCCGCGGCGTGCGGGTGCCCGACCCACCCCCGCGACTGCGGGGCGTGCCCCCTCCGCGACAGGTGCCCCGCCACGCTCAGGGAGCCCTGGCACGGCCGGTAG
- a CDS encoding transcription initiation factor IIB has translation MAEVEKLKQLQLQREALKKRGEQKVKETEKKRTEESVQSVCPECGSRQLVHDYERAELVCQSCGLVLDEEFIDRGPEWRAFDHDQRMKRSRVGAPMTFTIHDKGLSTMIDWRNRDSYGRAISSKNRAQLYRLRKWQRRIRVSNATERNLAFALSELDRMASALGLPRNVRETAAVVYRDAVDKNLIRGRSIEGVAAAALYAACRQCSVPRTLDEIAEVSRVSRKEIGRTYRFISRELGLKLLPTSPIDYVPRFCSGLNLKGEVQSRAVEILRQAGERELTSGRGPTGVAAAAIYISSILGGERRTQREVAEVAGVTEVTIRNRYKELAEKLDIEIIL, from the coding sequence ATGGCTGAAGTAGAGAAGTTAAAACAGCTGCAGTTGCAGCGCGAGGCCCTGAAGAAGAGGGGGGAGCAGAAGGTCAAGGAGACGGAGAAGAAGCGCACCGAAGAGAGCGTTCAGTCCGTCTGCCCCGAGTGCGGCAGCCGCCAGCTCGTCCACGACTACGAGCGTGCCGAGCTCGTATGCCAGAGCTGCGGTCTCGTCCTCGACGAGGAGTTCATCGACCGCGGTCCCGAGTGGCGTGCATTCGACCACGACCAGCGCATGAAGCGCTCCCGTGTCGGCGCACCGATGACGTTCACGATCCACGACAAGGGTCTCTCGACGATGATCGACTGGCGGAACCGTGACTCCTACGGCCGCGCGATCTCGAGCAAGAACCGCGCCCAGCTCTACCGGCTCCGGAAGTGGCAGCGGCGTATCCGTGTCTCGAACGCGACCGAGCGGAACCTGGCGTTCGCGCTCTCGGAACTGGACCGGATGGCCTCCGCGCTCGGCCTGCCCCGGAACGTGCGCGAGACCGCCGCGGTCGTCTACCGCGACGCGGTGGACAAGAACCTGATCCGCGGCCGGAGTATCGAGGGGGTTGCCGCGGCCGCGCTGTATGCGGCGTGCCGGCAGTGCAGTGTCCCCCGGACGCTCGACGAGATTGCCGAGGTGTCCCGTGTATCCCGTAAGGAGATCGGCCGCACCTACCGGTTCATCTCGCGCGAGCTCGGGTTAAAGCTCCTGCCGACGTCCCCGATCGACTACGTACCGCGCTTCTGCTCGGGCCTGAACCTGAAGGGTGAGGTCCAGAGCCGGGCGGTCGAGATCCTCCGGCAGGCCGGAGAGCGCGAACTTACGAGCGGCAGAGGCCCGACGGGCGTCGCTGCGGCCGCCATTTACATCTCGTCGATCCTCGGCGGAGAGCGGCGCACCCAGCGCGAAGTTGCCGAGGTTGCGGGCGTGACCGAGGTCACGATCAGGAACAGATATAAGGAACTGGCAGAAAAATTAGATATCGAGATCATACTCTGA
- a CDS encoding acyltransferase family protein, producing the protein MKTERQGAVTEGGSIPGGRFSNNFDFLRFAAAAMIVFAHAYALRLGYVGIEMYDPVILVAQAGLAALLVTSGYLIAMSWESTASPLRFAWKRLLRVIPALVIAILVTLFVIGPLLTSLPPGDYFAALLSPAALFTAPYFEDGSVIGLFQDNPWTYVNGSLWTIPVEVMMYGVVAALGIAGLLHRLGAIAVLAAVNILAWMYWFDDPRMAKVRFTLYFLVGAFLYLHRHRIAYRPVVAGALLLLLGFSAMTPYLTVAGVIAIPYLTIYAAYLPIPYLSTFGRAGDFSYGIYIYHYPVQQALIQVTTNTLLLPALFGLSFAVTFALAYLSWHAVEKRALAAKSLGADDLRRRLRLPSLPESLTAWSIARK; encoded by the coding sequence ATGAAAACAGAGCGCCAGGGGGCGGTCACCGAAGGCGGGAGCATTCCGGGGGGCCGGTTCTCGAACAACTTCGACTTCCTGCGGTTCGCGGCGGCGGCGATGATCGTCTTCGCGCACGCCTACGCCCTCAGGCTCGGCTACGTCGGGATAGAGATGTACGACCCGGTCATACTCGTGGCGCAGGCAGGGCTCGCCGCTCTCCTCGTCACCAGCGGCTACCTGATTGCGATGAGCTGGGAATCGACCGCATCGCCGCTCCGGTTCGCCTGGAAACGGCTCCTCCGGGTGATCCCGGCCCTCGTTATCGCGATCCTCGTCACGCTCTTCGTCATCGGCCCGTTGCTGACGTCGCTTCCCCCGGGGGATTACTTCGCCGCCCTCTTATCTCCGGCAGCACTCTTTACCGCTCCCTACTTTGAAGACGGATCGGTGATAGGTCTCTTCCAGGACAACCCGTGGACCTACGTCAACGGTTCGCTCTGGACGATACCCGTCGAGGTCATGATGTACGGGGTCGTCGCGGCCCTCGGGATCGCCGGACTCCTGCACCGGTTGGGTGCCATCGCCGTCCTCGCCGCCGTAAACATCCTGGCCTGGATGTACTGGTTCGACGACCCCCGGATGGCGAAGGTCCGGTTCACCCTCTACTTCCTCGTCGGGGCTTTCCTCTACCTCCACCGCCACCGCATCGCCTACCGGCCGGTCGTCGCCGGGGCGCTGCTCCTGCTGCTCGGGTTCTCGGCTATGACGCCTTACCTGACCGTCGCCGGGGTGATCGCCATCCCCTACCTCACCATCTACGCCGCTTACCTCCCGATCCCATACCTGAGCACCTTCGGGAGAGCGGGGGACTTCTCCTACGGCATCTACATCTATCACTACCCGGTTCAGCAGGCACTGATCCAGGTCACGACAAACACGCTCCTTCTTCCGGCGCTCTTCGGGCTCTCGTTTGCGGTGACGTTCGCTCTCGCGTACCTCTCCTGGCACGCCGTCGAGAAGCGGGCTCTCGCGGCAAAGAGCCTCGGCGCCGACGACCTGCGGCGGAGACTCAGGCTCCCGTCCCTTCCGGAGTCCCTCACCGCCTGGTCGATTGCCCGGAAGTGA
- a CDS encoding DUF2240 family protein has translation MSVRIAVAAPFKHMRKDRLQKSEFVFYIAIDRKWMNKEQVNQLLERAKAEGLIEVDGGAIRPLFDLADVSIPLGFKPTSDILATAESPYEELIGRIAAATGKPPQEVVAELHRIVADNFDGNIRVEAAVVILAKTYGVAFDDKLPALERSVAKKR, from the coding sequence GTGAGTGTCAGGATAGCGGTTGCCGCGCCGTTCAAGCACATGCGGAAAGATCGGCTGCAGAAGAGTGAGTTCGTCTTCTACATCGCCATCGACCGGAAGTGGATGAACAAGGAGCAGGTAAACCAGCTCCTGGAGCGGGCGAAGGCGGAGGGGCTCATCGAGGTGGACGGAGGAGCCATCCGGCCGCTCTTCGATCTCGCCGACGTCTCGATACCGCTCGGGTTCAAGCCCACCTCCGACATCCTCGCAACGGCGGAGAGCCCCTACGAGGAGTTGATCGGGCGGATCGCCGCCGCGACGGGGAAGCCGCCCCAGGAGGTCGTCGCGGAACTCCACCGGATCGTCGCCGACAACTTCGACGGCAACATCCGGGTGGAGGCGGCGGTGGTCATCCTCGCGAAGACGTACGGGGTGGCGTTCGACGACAAACTGCCGGCCCTGGAGCGATCGGTCGCGAAAAAGCGGTAG
- a CDS encoding histidinol phosphate phosphatase domain-containing protein produces MYDLHTHTLLSDGELLPTELIRRAAVLGYETLAITDHADASNLRHLVEAAESVRESARCYGLTLLVGVELTHVPPSLIPAFARDAKRFGADVVVVHGETVVEPVAPGTNRAACTCEYVDVLGHPGLIAVEDARAAAEHGVALEITSRGGHNRTNGHVARMAREAGCRLVIDSDTHAPSDLISKEARRAVALGAGLTEAESREALSQDIDRLLQK; encoded by the coding sequence ATGTACGATCTGCACACCCATACCCTCCTCTCCGACGGCGAACTCCTCCCGACCGAGCTGATCCGCCGGGCTGCCGTGCTCGGCTACGAGACGCTCGCGATCACCGACCACGCGGACGCCTCGAACCTCCGGCACCTGGTGGAGGCGGCGGAGAGCGTCCGGGAATCGGCGCGGTGCTATGGGTTGACCCTGCTCGTCGGGGTGGAACTCACCCACGTTCCGCCGTCCCTGATCCCGGCGTTCGCACGCGACGCAAAGCGGTTCGGCGCCGATGTCGTCGTGGTCCACGGCGAGACGGTAGTGGAGCCGGTCGCCCCGGGAACCAACCGCGCCGCCTGCACGTGTGAGTACGTTGACGTGCTCGGTCACCCGGGACTCATCGCGGTCGAGGATGCGCGCGCAGCCGCGGAGCACGGGGTGGCGCTCGAGATCACCTCGCGCGGGGGGCATAACCGCACCAACGGCCACGTGGCGCGGATGGCGCGGGAGGCCGGGTGCCGGCTTGTGATCGATTCCGATACGCACGCTCCGTCCGATCTGATCTCAAAGGAGGCACGGCGGGCGGTCGCGCTCGGCGCGGGGCTGACGGAGGCGGAATCCCGTGAGGCTCTCTCACAGGATATTGATCGGCTTCTTCAGAAGTGA
- a CDS encoding bifunctional metallophosphatase/5'-nucleotidase, translated as MTDHLTLLQMNDSHGYLEPHQELFYAGGPPVYRTAGGYARIATLLEDARDERPGRVLAFDCGDTIHGTYPAVQSEGEALVPVLNALAFDAMTAHWEFAYGPEQFRKVAGKLDYPVLADNCYDDATGDLVFPPYTVCETDDLAVGVIGIAATIVDKVMPDSFSKGIHFSLGNAELPGHIAHLREEEGVDLVVVISHLGFPQEVRLARETDGIDVLLSGHTHNRLFEPAVVNDTVIIQSGCHGSFLGRLDLFVENRRVKGFDHELIVVGEDIRPHPEVEEMVEAVMEPHREYLSRVVGETRTGLNRNTVLEATMDNLLLQALIDVTGAEMAFSNGWRYGAPVPPGPVMMNDLWDIIPVNPPVSTVEITGRDLKAMMEENLERTFSRDPYQQMGGYVKRCMGVDLYCKIENPAGLRIQEFFAAGRRLDPDAVYRAAFVTGQGVPPKYGKNRENLNVHAIEALERYLSEGPVSAELRGSVTAI; from the coding sequence ATGACCGACCACCTCACGCTCCTGCAGATGAACGACTCGCACGGGTACCTGGAACCGCACCAGGAACTCTTCTATGCCGGTGGGCCGCCGGTGTACCGGACGGCAGGCGGATATGCCCGGATTGCCACGCTCCTCGAGGATGCCCGCGACGAGCGGCCGGGCCGGGTGCTCGCGTTCGACTGCGGCGACACCATCCACGGGACCTACCCCGCCGTCCAATCGGAGGGCGAAGCGCTCGTCCCGGTCCTGAACGCTCTCGCCTTCGATGCCATGACCGCCCACTGGGAGTTCGCCTACGGCCCGGAGCAGTTCCGGAAGGTGGCCGGGAAACTCGACTACCCCGTCCTCGCCGACAACTGCTACGACGACGCGACCGGCGACCTGGTCTTTCCCCCGTACACCGTCTGCGAGACCGACGACCTCGCGGTAGGCGTCATCGGCATCGCCGCCACGATCGTCGACAAGGTGATGCCGGACTCATTCTCGAAGGGGATCCACTTCTCGCTCGGCAACGCTGAACTCCCCGGCCATATCGCCCACCTCCGCGAAGAGGAGGGGGTGGACCTCGTCGTGGTGATATCGCACCTCGGGTTTCCGCAGGAGGTGAGGCTCGCCCGCGAGACGGACGGGATCGACGTCCTCCTCTCGGGGCACACCCACAACCGCCTCTTCGAACCGGCGGTCGTGAACGATACCGTCATCATCCAGTCGGGCTGCCACGGCTCTTTCCTCGGGCGGCTCGATCTCTTCGTCGAGAACCGGCGGGTGAAGGGGTTCGACCACGAACTGATCGTCGTCGGCGAGGATATCCGGCCTCATCCTGAGGTCGAGGAGATGGTCGAGGCGGTCATGGAGCCCCACCGCGAGTACCTCTCCCGGGTCGTCGGGGAGACCCGGACGGGTCTCAACCGGAACACGGTTCTCGAGGCCACGATGGACAACCTTCTCCTGCAGGCGCTCATCGACGTCACGGGTGCGGAGATGGCCTTCTCGAACGGGTGGCGTTACGGCGCCCCGGTGCCGCCCGGCCCGGTCATGATGAACGACCTCTGGGACATCATCCCGGTGAATCCCCCGGTCTCGACGGTCGAGATCACCGGCCGGGATCTCAAGGCGATGATGGAGGAAAACCTGGAGCGGACCTTTTCGCGCGACCCCTACCAGCAGATGGGCGGCTACGTGAAGCGGTGCATGGGAGTCGACCTCTACTGCAAGATAGAGAATCCGGCAGGGCTCCGGATCCAGGAGTTCTTTGCGGCCGGCAGAAGGCTCGACCCGGATGCCGTCTACCGCGCGGCGTTCGTCACCGGCCAGGGTGTGCCGCCGAAGTACGGAAAGAACCGGGAGAACCTGAACGTCCACGCGATCGAGGCGCTCGAACGCTACCTCTCGGAGGGTCCCGTGAGCGCCGAACTCCGCGGGAGCGTGACGGCGATATGA